The Haloplanus salinarum genome includes a region encoding these proteins:
- a CDS encoding DUF7504 family protein: MSEGDYTFADLPVPPIRPGTSVLLSGPTHAGTRQLAFRLLVGGDDEGTIVITTNARARRVIEDCRTAGLTVGPDRTAVVDCVGDGDDDLPARVVGVSGPADLTGVGMRYSKLYRTFHEAGLDRVRTGVCSVSTLLSFSDLQTVSRFVHTMVGRIDSVDGFGVFLIDPETQDARTVSTVGQFCGARIEVRDGDAGPELRTRGLATGNGDWTPFDPRPGGP, from the coding sequence ATGTCTGAGGGGGACTACACCTTCGCCGACCTCCCCGTCCCGCCGATCAGGCCCGGGACGAGCGTCCTCCTCTCGGGACCGACCCACGCCGGCACCCGCCAGCTCGCCTTCCGGCTCCTCGTCGGTGGCGACGACGAGGGCACCATCGTCATCACGACCAACGCGCGGGCGAGGCGGGTGATCGAGGACTGTCGTACCGCGGGGCTGACCGTCGGTCCGGATCGGACGGCCGTCGTCGACTGCGTCGGCGACGGCGACGACGACCTCCCCGCACGGGTGGTCGGCGTCTCCGGGCCCGCCGATCTGACCGGGGTCGGGATGCGGTACTCGAAGCTCTATCGAACCTTCCACGAGGCGGGACTCGACCGCGTCCGGACCGGCGTCTGTTCGGTGTCGACCCTGCTCTCGTTCAGCGACCTCCAGACGGTCTCGCGGTTCGTCCACACCATGGTCGGTCGCATCGACAGCGTCGACGGGTTCGGCGTCTTCCTCATCGACCCTGAGACACAGGACGCGCGGACGGTCAGCACCGTCGGGCAGTTCTGTGGCGCCCGGATCGAGGTCCGCGACGGCGACGCGGGGCCGGAGCTCCGCACCCGCGGGCTCGCGACCGGAAACGGCGACTGGACGCCGTTCGACCCCCGTCCCGGGGGGCCCTGA
- a CDS encoding molybdopterin biosynthesis protein: protein MSDRRQFRDLASPAAAREAVDSLDLSPEPERVPLDEARGRVLAERIDAELDVPGFDRASVDGYAVRASDTFGADEADPAVLDLIGTVHAGAEPDVEVRDGTCAEISTGAVLPPGADAVVMVERTDETDAGIAIRTSVAPGDRVMVAGADVAAGSRAFGPGTLITPREIGLLSALGVDTVPVRGTPTVGIVSTGDELVRPGGDLHSEAGQIYDVNSYTIAAGVEEAGGEAVLYPHAGDDYDEMERLLVEAADECDLVLSSGSTSASAVDVIYRVIESEGELLLHGVSVKPGKPMLVGRLEDSAYVGLPGYPVSALTIFRTFVAPAIREAAGLPEPRTATVEGRMAVRERYSEGRTRLMPVGLVEAGDGEADTLVYPVDKGSGATTSLVEADGIVEVDADTDYLAEGERVTVQLFSPDVRPPTLLGVGEDDPALSRLLDRLERPRYLDVGSRQGRRRLRDGVPDVAVVSGPTDRDVDPVDLGGWTREWGLVVPAGNPAGVDGLADLVDRDLRFVNRATDAGLRASLDAELDRLADRRATERRDLTAAIDGYELTVKGFESPARKVLDGAADAGLGLRATADTLDCGFVPVGTESVRVLANPDRTDKPGVTALERAVESALDGAVADLDGFEA from the coding sequence ATGAGCGACCGACGCCAGTTCCGTGACCTCGCCTCGCCCGCCGCGGCCCGCGAAGCCGTCGACTCGCTCGATCTGTCGCCCGAGCCCGAGAGGGTTCCCCTCGACGAGGCCCGGGGCCGGGTCCTCGCCGAGCGAATCGACGCCGAGCTCGACGTCCCGGGGTTCGACCGCGCGAGCGTCGACGGCTACGCCGTCCGCGCCAGCGACACCTTCGGCGCCGACGAGGCCGATCCCGCCGTCCTCGACCTGATCGGGACGGTCCACGCCGGCGCCGAACCCGACGTCGAGGTGCGGGACGGGACCTGTGCCGAGATATCGACCGGCGCAGTGTTGCCACCGGGCGCCGACGCCGTCGTCATGGTCGAGCGCACCGACGAGACCGACGCGGGCATCGCGATCCGAACCTCGGTCGCGCCGGGCGACCGCGTGATGGTCGCGGGCGCGGACGTCGCCGCCGGCTCCCGGGCGTTCGGTCCGGGCACCCTGATCACGCCCCGCGAGATCGGCCTGCTGTCCGCGCTCGGCGTCGACACGGTGCCCGTCCGCGGGACGCCCACGGTCGGCATCGTCTCGACCGGCGACGAACTCGTTCGACCGGGCGGCGACCTCCACAGCGAGGCCGGCCAGATCTACGACGTGAACTCCTACACCATCGCCGCGGGGGTCGAGGAGGCGGGCGGCGAGGCCGTGCTCTACCCCCACGCCGGCGACGACTACGACGAGATGGAGCGCCTGCTCGTCGAGGCCGCCGACGAGTGTGACCTCGTCCTCTCCTCGGGGTCGACCTCCGCGAGCGCCGTCGACGTGATCTACCGCGTCATCGAGAGCGAGGGGGAACTCCTCCTCCACGGCGTGTCGGTCAAGCCGGGCAAACCCATGCTCGTCGGCCGACTGGAGGACTCCGCGTACGTCGGCCTGCCGGGCTATCCCGTCTCCGCGCTCACCATCTTCCGGACGTTCGTCGCGCCGGCGATCCGCGAGGCGGCGGGGCTGCCCGAACCCCGCACCGCGACCGTCGAGGGGCGGATGGCCGTCCGCGAGCGATACTCGGAGGGGCGGACCCGCCTCATGCCCGTCGGGCTGGTCGAGGCGGGTGACGGTGAGGCCGACACCCTCGTCTACCCCGTCGACAAGGGGAGCGGCGCGACGACGAGCCTCGTCGAGGCCGACGGCATCGTCGAAGTCGACGCCGACACCGACTACCTCGCCGAGGGCGAGCGGGTCACGGTGCAGTTGTTCTCGCCGGACGTCCGCCCGCCGACCCTCCTCGGCGTCGGCGAGGACGACCCCGCACTCTCCCGCCTGCTCGACCGACTGGAACGCCCCCGCTACCTCGACGTCGGGAGCCGACAGGGGCGACGGCGCTTGCGCGACGGCGTCCCCGACGTGGCGGTCGTCTCCGGCCCGACGGACCGCGACGTCGACCCCGTCGACCTCGGCGGGTGGACCCGGGAGTGGGGCCTCGTCGTCCCCGCCGGCAACCCCGCGGGGGTCGACGGCCTCGCGGACCTAGTCGACCGCGACCTCCGGTTCGTCAACCGGGCGACAGACGCCGGCCTGCGCGCCAGCCTCGACGCCGAGTTGGACCGCCTGGCCGACAGACGGGCGACCGAGCGCCGCGATCTGACCGCCGCCATCGACGGCTACGAGTTGACCGTCAAGGGGTTCGAGAGCCCGGCGCGGAAGGTCCTCGACGGGGCAGCCGATGCGGGCCTCGGCCTCCGGGCGACCGCCGACACGCTCGACTGCGGGTTCGTCCCCGTCGGCACCGAATCCGTCCGCGTGCTGGCGAACCCCGACCGCACCGACAAGCCGGGGGTCACGGCGCTCGAGCGCGCCGTCGAGTCGGCGCTCGACGGCGCCGTTGCCGACCTCGACGGCTTCGAGGCCTGA
- the glp gene encoding molybdopterin molybdotransferase MoeA, whose protein sequence is MSHDDLERAGFKDRTRVAEALETVLETVAGHDRTERVALGRADGRVLAETVTAPSPVPGYDRAAMDGYAVRASDTFGASDRSPTVLREGEGAVNPDEAVRVHTGSDLPEGADAVVMVEHTETVGDEVEVFDAVAEGENVGDVGEDVAEGERLYEPGHRIRPSDLGLLKSVGVDQVEVYDPPTVGVIPTGEELVQRDPEPGEVIETNGLTVSRMADRWGAIPTYRNVVDDDPNAIRAAIQRDLAKDVVVTTGGSSVGERDYTPEVVDELGEVLVHGVALKPGHPVALGVVEGTPVVMLPGYPVACIVNAVQFLRPILKRVGNMPVPEHPTVEAELSRKISSEPGTRTFARVRLSEGDGDRPVAEPTRASGSGVLSSVALADGWVVVPEAREGYDAGERVAVEDWEWSA, encoded by the coding sequence ATGAGTCACGACGACCTCGAACGCGCGGGGTTCAAGGACCGAACCCGCGTCGCCGAGGCCCTGGAGACCGTCCTCGAGACGGTCGCCGGACACGACCGAACCGAGCGGGTGGCGCTCGGCCGGGCCGACGGCCGGGTCCTCGCCGAGACGGTGACCGCGCCGTCGCCCGTCCCCGGCTACGACCGCGCGGCGATGGACGGCTACGCCGTCCGCGCCAGCGACACCTTCGGCGCCAGCGACCGGTCGCCGACCGTCCTCCGCGAGGGCGAGGGCGCCGTGAACCCCGACGAGGCCGTCCGGGTCCACACCGGCAGCGACCTGCCCGAGGGCGCGGACGCCGTCGTCATGGTCGAACACACCGAGACCGTCGGCGACGAGGTGGAGGTGTTCGACGCCGTCGCCGAGGGCGAGAACGTCGGCGACGTCGGCGAGGACGTCGCCGAGGGCGAGCGACTGTACGAACCGGGCCACCGGATCCGCCCCTCGGATCTCGGCCTGCTGAAGTCCGTCGGCGTCGACCAGGTCGAAGTGTACGACCCGCCGACCGTCGGCGTGATCCCGACGGGCGAGGAACTCGTCCAGCGCGACCCCGAGCCCGGCGAGGTGATCGAGACCAACGGCCTGACCGTCTCGCGCATGGCCGACCGCTGGGGCGCCATCCCGACCTACCGGAACGTCGTCGACGACGACCCCAACGCCATCCGCGCCGCGATCCAGCGCGACCTCGCGAAGGACGTCGTCGTCACCACCGGCGGCTCGTCGGTCGGCGAGCGCGACTACACCCCCGAGGTCGTCGACGAGTTGGGCGAGGTACTCGTCCACGGCGTCGCCCTCAAACCCGGCCACCCCGTCGCCCTCGGGGTCGTCGAGGGGACCCCTGTCGTCATGCTCCCGGGCTACCCCGTCGCCTGCATCGTCAACGCCGTCCAGTTCCTGCGGCCCATCCTCAAACGCGTCGGCAACATGCCCGTACCCGAACACCCGACCGTCGAGGCCGAACTGTCCCGGAAGATATCCAGCGAACCCGGCACCCGGACGTTCGCCCGGGTACGCCTGAGCGAGGGCGACGGGGACCGCCCGGTCGCCGAACCCACCCGCGCCAGCGGGTCGGGCGTCCTCTCGAGCGTCGCCCTCGCGGACGGCTGGGTCGTCGTCCCCGAGGCCCGGGAGGGGTACGACGCCGGCGAACGCGTCGCGGTCGAGGACTGGGAGTGGTCGGCGTGA
- the lwrS gene encoding LWR-salt protein translates to MTDAAYVFRVTVALDTTRVEADPDTFETVVTRPADEPGTDGWLFFRDACWRGEVSDERHLRTLAAEWLSAPVTDVRFSELRTDEAHLDALRAAIADDPAFDDPPRDVLHAHLGSSIRVME, encoded by the coding sequence GTGACGGACGCCGCCTACGTCTTCCGCGTGACCGTCGCCCTCGATACGACGCGCGTCGAGGCGGACCCGGACACCTTCGAGACGGTCGTAACCAGACCCGCGGACGAACCGGGAACCGACGGTTGGCTGTTCTTCCGCGACGCCTGCTGGCGCGGCGAGGTGAGCGACGAGCGCCACCTCCGGACGCTGGCCGCGGAGTGGCTCTCGGCCCCCGTGACGGACGTCCGGTTCAGCGAGTTGCGCACCGACGAGGCCCACCTCGATGCCCTCCGGGCCGCCATCGCCGACGACCCTGCCTTCGACGACCCACCGCGGGACGTCCTCCACGCGCACCTCGGCAGTTCGATCCGCGTGATGGAGTGA
- a CDS encoding HalOD1 output domain-containing protein has translation MSTQPTVLHVDDDRSVLDLSSERANDAAVTWLTASDPADGLTTLTDRDVDCLVSDSIRTDGGTPFVVRAADVDPDLPVVLFTAADRESIPGATHHVATRHVEKETGDAFATLLDHVAAVVPMPGDARVDDPDTTNGSGIAPRPERRAAGPDRSGAWVPIERYEWRDESTDLATTIVTAVEEYTGRDASAPPLYESIDAEMLEALLSRPDGDSRSGIQVRFFFADQELAVTSEGLILLRTETGGE, from the coding sequence GTGTCGACTCAGCCGACCGTCCTCCACGTCGACGACGACCGCTCGGTGCTCGACCTGTCGAGCGAGCGGGCCAACGACGCGGCGGTGACGTGGCTGACGGCGTCCGATCCCGCGGACGGCCTGACGACTCTGACCGACCGCGACGTGGACTGCCTGGTCAGCGACTCGATCCGAACGGACGGTGGCACCCCGTTCGTCGTCCGGGCGGCCGACGTCGACCCGGACCTCCCGGTCGTCCTCTTCACCGCCGCCGACCGCGAGTCGATCCCCGGCGCCACCCACCACGTGGCGACGCGACACGTCGAGAAGGAGACCGGCGACGCGTTCGCCACCCTCCTCGACCACGTCGCGGCGGTCGTACCGATGCCGGGGGACGCCCGCGTCGACGACCCCGACACGACGAACGGATCGGGGATCGCACCCCGTCCCGAACGCCGGGCGGCGGGCCCCGACCGCTCGGGCGCCTGGGTTCCCATCGAACGGTACGAGTGGCGCGACGAGAGCACCGACCTCGCGACGACCATCGTCACCGCCGTCGAGGAGTACACCGGCCGGGACGCGTCGGCGCCGCCGCTGTACGAGAGCATCGACGCCGAGATGCTCGAAGCGCTCCTCAGCCGACCGGACGGGGATTCGCGGAGCGGGATTCAGGTGCGCTTTTTCTTCGCCGATCAGGAACTCGCGGTGACGAGCGAGGGGCTGATCCTGTTGCGGACCGAGACGGGCGGGGAGTGA
- the hemA gene encoding glutamyl-tRNA reductase, whose product MTTGVISGVTVSHRHATVDEIESAAAEDVATAVRDLLASDGVDEAFALQTCNRAEAYVVSEDAAAGRAALADFAPDVRDGAVREMDHETSIRHLMRVAAGLESLVLGEDQIIGQLRTAFERARGAGGIGSVLDPSITKALHVGERARTETRINEGVVSLGSAAVELADRERDLDGATALVVGAGEMGRLAAKAFDDTGISKLVIANRTVPHATHLADEVETPAEGVGLDHAPTAAERAEVLVTATNSPTHVLGRPALDGAGETLVIDLAQPRDVDPAVDDLAPVVAYDIDSLEAITDETRERRREAAETVERMIDEEFERLIDSFKRRQADEVISAMYESAEMVKDRELHTALSRLESQGELTEEQRETVASLADALVGQLLAAPTKSLRDAAAEDDWTTIQTALGLFDPEFGGDRPSTPTAQTPREGADADDIPQHVLDRLNEE is encoded by the coding sequence GTGACGACGGGCGTGATCAGCGGGGTGACGGTCTCCCACCGGCACGCGACCGTCGACGAGATCGAGTCCGCCGCCGCCGAGGACGTGGCTACCGCCGTCCGCGACCTCCTGGCGAGCGACGGCGTCGACGAGGCGTTCGCCCTTCAGACCTGTAACCGCGCCGAGGCGTACGTCGTGAGCGAGGACGCTGCGGCCGGCCGCGCGGCGCTCGCGGACTTCGCCCCCGACGTCCGTGACGGCGCCGTCCGGGAGATGGACCACGAGACGAGCATCCGGCATCTGATGCGGGTGGCCGCCGGGCTCGAATCCCTGGTCCTCGGCGAGGACCAGATCATCGGTCAGCTCCGCACGGCCTTCGAGCGGGCCCGCGGCGCCGGCGGCATCGGTTCGGTCCTCGATCCGTCGATCACGAAGGCCCTGCACGTCGGCGAGCGGGCGCGGACCGAGACCCGGATCAACGAGGGCGTCGTGTCGCTGGGCAGCGCGGCGGTCGAACTCGCCGACCGCGAGCGCGACTTGGACGGGGCGACCGCGCTCGTCGTCGGCGCGGGCGAGATGGGGCGGCTGGCCGCCAAGGCCTTCGACGACACGGGCATCTCGAAGCTCGTGATCGCCAACCGGACGGTCCCACACGCCACCCACCTCGCCGACGAGGTCGAGACGCCCGCGGAGGGTGTCGGCCTCGACCACGCGCCCACGGCGGCCGAGCGGGCCGAGGTGCTCGTCACGGCGACGAACAGCCCGACCCACGTCCTCGGTCGTCCGGCCCTCGACGGCGCCGGCGAGACGCTCGTCATCGACCTCGCCCAGCCGCGGGACGTCGATCCGGCGGTCGACGACCTCGCTCCCGTCGTGGCCTACGACATCGACTCCCTGGAGGCGATCACCGACGAGACGCGGGAGCGCCGCCGCGAGGCCGCCGAGACGGTCGAACGGATGATCGACGAGGAGTTCGAGCGGCTGATCGACTCGTTCAAGCGACGGCAGGCCGACGAGGTCATCAGCGCGATGTACGAGAGCGCCGAGATGGTCAAAGACCGGGAGCTCCACACCGCCCTGTCGCGACTGGAGTCCCAGGGCGAGTTGACGGAGGAACAACGCGAGACGGTCGCCTCGCTGGCCGACGCCCTCGTCGGTCAGTTGCTCGCCGCGCCGACCAAGAGCCTGCGCGACGCCGCCGCCGAGGACGACTGGACGACGATCCAGACCGCACTCGGCCTGTTCGACCCCGAGTTCGGCGGCGACCGCCCGTCCACCCCGACGGCCCAGACGCCCCGCGAGGGCGCCGACGCCGACGACATCCCGCAGCACGTCCTCGACCGGCTGAACGAGGAGTAG
- a CDS encoding IS6 family transposase, with product MAEIARLNGCIDRIELGFVEREATPRLLMKLSIQLHLAGLSLSNTVSILEIFGVERARSTVHNWVHKADLQPEEDRSPDHVAVDETVIRLNDEQYWLYAAVDPETNELLHTRLEPTRNNVIAHSFFRELREKHDVDDAVFLVDGAKPLNDACRRHGLDFRYERHGNRNSVERVFREVKRRTTSFSNCFSNAEAETANEWLRSFAFAWNQLI from the coding sequence ATGGCTGAAATCGCCCGCCTCAACGGTTGTATCGACCGAATCGAGTTAGGTTTTGTGGAACGAGAGGCAACACCGCGGCTGTTGATGAAGCTCAGTATTCAGCTCCATCTTGCTGGACTATCACTTTCGAATACTGTCTCTATTCTTGAAATATTTGGTGTTGAGCGGGCACGATCCACCGTTCACAACTGGGTTCACAAGGCTGATCTACAGCCCGAAGAAGATCGAAGCCCGGATCACGTTGCGGTTGACGAAACCGTGATCCGACTCAATGACGAGCAGTACTGGCTGTACGCTGCGGTTGATCCAGAGACGAACGAATTACTACACACAAGGCTTGAACCGACGAGAAACAATGTTATCGCTCATTCGTTCTTCCGCGAACTACGCGAGAAACACGACGTTGACGACGCGGTGTTTCTCGTCGACGGTGCGAAACCTCTGAACGACGCCTGCCGTCGCCACGGCCTCGATTTCAGATACGAACGTCATGGAAATCGGAACAGCGTCGAACGTGTCTTTCGTGAAGTAAAACGCAGAACTACCAGTTTCTCGAACTGTTTTAGCAACGCCGAAGCAGAAACTGCAAACGAGTGGCTCAGATCGTTCGCCTTCGCATGGAATCAGCTAATCTGA
- a CDS encoding Lrp/AsnC family transcriptional regulator, with product MDELDRRILAILRRDSRTPYTEIADRVGTSEGTVRNRVERLVDEGIIERFTVATRTGNVKAMIEVSVAVDVDTTGVSDRMAEWDEVDFVWQVSGERDIVMVVDAADTRAVNELITQARDLDEVQNTKTRLILDERLG from the coding sequence ATGGACGAACTGGACCGTCGGATCCTGGCGATCCTCCGCCGGGATTCGCGGACCCCGTACACCGAAATCGCGGACCGGGTCGGCACCTCCGAGGGGACGGTCCGCAACCGGGTCGAACGTCTCGTCGACGAGGGGATCATCGAGCGGTTCACCGTGGCGACCCGCACCGGCAACGTCAAGGCGATGATCGAGGTGTCGGTGGCCGTCGACGTCGACACCACCGGCGTCTCCGACCGGATGGCCGAGTGGGACGAGGTGGACTTCGTCTGGCAGGTGTCCGGCGAGCGGGACATCGTCATGGTGGTCGACGCCGCCGACACCCGCGCGGTCAACGAACTCATCACGCAGGCGCGGGACCTGGACGAGGTCCAGAACACGAAAACCCGCCTCATCCTGGACGAACGGCTGGGATGA
- a CDS encoding 4a-hydroxytetrahydrobiopterin dehydratase, translating to MPDRLDDDEVDRRLPDDWERDGDEIVRTYPFDDYLDGVTFATRVAEVADEEYHHPEITIRYDEIEVRLTSHEAGGITDADLRLAGLFDAER from the coding sequence ATGCCCGACCGCCTCGACGACGACGAGGTCGACCGCCGCCTCCCGGACGACTGGGAGCGCGACGGCGACGAAATCGTCCGCACGTATCCGTTCGACGACTACCTCGACGGCGTCACCTTCGCGACCCGGGTCGCGGAGGTGGCCGACGAGGAGTACCACCACCCCGAGATCACGATCCGCTACGACGAAATCGAGGTCCGACTGACCAGCCACGAGGCGGGCGGGATCACCGACGCCGACCTCCGTCTCGCGGGCCTGTTCGACGCCGAACGGTGA
- a CDS encoding HAD family hydrolase has translation MVAHAYDFWLFDLDGTLVDVEPSYAREVFERVGDRLGRDFSEREVEILWHGLSGERTPQLREWGIDPDAFWATLHDVEDPAARADATFLHDDAAFVADLDRPVGLVTHCQEYLVDPVLDGLDIRDWFDTVVSCTHEIGWKPDPAPVYRAMSDLGVEDGTAGTLVGDGPNDVGAAWNAGLDGVHVERHGPYRRGRCVLGDYRVRSLDELRATPRAAGD, from the coding sequence ATGGTCGCACACGCCTACGACTTCTGGCTGTTCGACCTCGACGGGACGCTCGTGGACGTGGAGCCCTCCTACGCCCGGGAGGTGTTCGAGCGCGTCGGCGACCGGCTCGGCCGGGACTTCTCCGAGCGCGAGGTCGAGATCCTCTGGCACGGTCTCTCCGGGGAGCGGACCCCCCAGCTTCGCGAGTGGGGGATCGATCCCGACGCGTTCTGGGCGACGCTCCACGACGTCGAGGATCCCGCGGCCCGCGCCGACGCCACCTTCCTCCACGACGACGCCGCGTTCGTCGCCGACCTCGATCGGCCGGTCGGCCTGGTCACCCACTGTCAGGAGTACCTGGTCGATCCGGTCCTCGACGGCCTCGACATCCGGGACTGGTTCGACACCGTCGTCTCCTGTACCCACGAGATCGGATGGAAGCCCGACCCCGCCCCCGTCTATCGCGCGATGTCGGACCTCGGCGTCGAGGACGGGACGGCCGGCACCCTCGTCGGCGACGGTCCGAACGACGTGGGGGCGGCGTGGAACGCCGGCCTCGACGGCGTGCACGTCGAGCGGCACGGTCCGTACCGTCGGGGGCGCTGTGTCCTCGGCGACTACCGCGTGCGGTCGCTCGACGAACTGCGGGCGACGCCGCGAGCGGCGGGCGACTGA
- the carA gene encoding glutamine-hydrolyzing carbamoyl-phosphate synthase small subunit produces the protein MSDAYLALEDGRVVEARGRVPGRTRGELVFTTAYTGYEESLTDPSYEEQVLTFSYPLIGNYGVRSERFESDRVHPRAAIAREFTEDVVEWLDEEGVPAIDHLDTRELVTSIREEGAMRCGLAVGPDATPEDAKAELDACQGMSEHVDIGAQVSVDEPTVYEGGSAATVALIDCGAKGSITESLLERDATVHVLPYDATPADVAAVDPDLLFISNGPGDPENFEAAEALVEEFVGDLPVAGICLGQQVVANALGGSTEKMAFGHRGVNQPVRDLETDRVVMTTQNHGYTVGEPGDRLSVTQVNVNDGTAEGLENEELGVITRQYHPEAHPGPNDSLDFFDDVLDLVSTDTPVATSD, from the coding sequence ATGTCGGACGCCTACCTTGCCCTGGAGGACGGTCGCGTGGTCGAAGCGCGTGGCCGCGTTCCGGGTCGGACACGTGGTGAACTGGTCTTCACGACCGCCTACACCGGCTACGAGGAGAGCCTGACCGACCCCTCCTACGAGGAGCAGGTGCTCACGTTCTCGTACCCGCTCATCGGCAACTACGGCGTCCGATCCGAGCGCTTCGAATCCGACCGCGTCCACCCGCGTGCGGCCATCGCCCGCGAGTTCACCGAGGACGTCGTCGAGTGGCTCGACGAGGAGGGCGTCCCCGCCATCGACCACCTCGACACCCGAGAGCTGGTCACCTCGATCCGCGAGGAGGGGGCGATGCGGTGCGGGCTGGCGGTCGGTCCCGACGCGACGCCCGAGGACGCGAAGGCGGAGCTCGACGCCTGCCAGGGCATGAGCGAGCACGTCGACATCGGGGCGCAGGTCAGCGTCGACGAGCCGACAGTCTACGAGGGCGGCTCGGCCGCGACGGTCGCCCTGATCGACTGCGGCGCCAAGGGCTCGATCACCGAGTCCCTGCTCGAACGCGACGCGACGGTCCACGTCCTCCCCTACGACGCGACCCCCGCGGACGTCGCGGCGGTCGATCCCGACCTCCTCTTCATCTCGAACGGGCCGGGCGATCCCGAGAACTTCGAGGCCGCCGAGGCGCTCGTCGAGGAGTTCGTCGGCGACCTGCCCGTCGCCGGCATCTGTCTCGGCCAGCAGGTCGTCGCCAACGCCCTCGGCGGCAGCACCGAGAAGATGGCCTTCGGCCACCGCGGCGTCAACCAGCCCGTCCGCGACCTGGAGACCGACCGGGTCGTCATGACGACCCAGAACCACGGCTACACCGTCGGCGAACCGGGCGACCGGCTGAGCGTGACGCAGGTGAACGTCAACGACGGCACCGCCGAGGGCCTGGAAAACGAGGAACTCGGCGTCATCACGCGCCAGTACCACCCCGAGGCCCACCCCGGCCCCAACGACTCGCTCGACTTCTTCGACGACGTGCTCGACCTGGTGTCGACGGACACCCCCGTCGCCACCTCCGACTGA
- a CDS encoding DUF5778 family protein, which produces MSDVVDDDLYRRTKALLEPGDIELAGAIVHTDLTGQEDLEMHELTVELNEVIAAHAGKGETYIYAGNDDTDFSSNQFQGLTVEDDAFVWECQQLLRNGTFDIVFYYEADVDQEALVADVRDRGYEVTSVVLEDGDVATDA; this is translated from the coding sequence ATGAGCGACGTAGTCGACGACGACCTCTACCGACGGACGAAGGCGCTGTTGGAGCCCGGCGACATCGAACTCGCGGGGGCCATCGTCCACACCGACCTCACGGGCCAGGAGGACCTCGAGATGCACGAACTCACGGTCGAACTCAACGAGGTCATCGCCGCCCACGCCGGGAAGGGGGAGACGTACATCTACGCCGGCAACGACGACACCGACTTCTCCTCGAACCAGTTCCAGGGCCTGACCGTCGAGGACGACGCGTTCGTCTGGGAGTGCCAGCAGCTCCTCCGGAACGGCACCTTCGACATCGTGTTCTACTACGAGGCCGACGTGGACCAGGAGGCCCTGGTAGCCGACGTCCGCGATCGGGGGTACGAGGTGACGAGCGTGGTGCTCGAGGACGGCGACGTCGCCACCGACGCCTGA